In the Magnolia sinica isolate HGM2019 chromosome 15, MsV1, whole genome shotgun sequence genome, one interval contains:
- the LOC131227797 gene encoding putative disease resistance protein RGA3 — protein MAEVFLSALVQTMMGNLNSLLLQQFETAWGVKKELGKLESTLSTIQAVLRDADKQQVQSEALRDWLRKLKGVAYDADDLIDEFVTEVFRQKVRTQSDTMNRVRNFFSFPNSLVFRLRMGSRIKEIGERLYEIAEERKFHLSDRVVDLPFNIEERLQTDSLIESEVFGRDEDKKKIVESLIDFSTQEDVSIIPIVGMGGLGKTTLAQFAYNDERVTKQFELRIWVCVSDNFDVMRVIKLIIESANGSKCDLEGMDSLQHSLQEKFSGKKFLLVLDDVWEESPEKWNSLKKSVRGARGSKIIVTTRSEKVASIMGTLPSHHLQTLSDDDCWSLFRQRAFGHERQERPNLVILGKEIVKKCKGVPLVAKSLGSLMYHKTEESQWLFVKESEIWNLPEEENHILPALRLSYYHLPSHLKQCFAYCSLFPKDYRIEKEKLIQLWMAEGFIQSSVGSNHMENIGGEYFNNLLWRSFFQDVEKDDDGNIVWCKMHDLMHDLACFVAGTECSILQVENAESIHNISRRLSLECGYSGKVRTFPKALRKVNHLRTLLLLEGYSFSIPRDHFVHFMCLRVLDLSRSSVTKQLLVSIGKLKHLRYLDLSDTDIKSLPESISTLHHLQTLRLLELYELAELPRDMSNMTSLRHLEISPHQGWTHMPANMKELKSLQTLPIFIIGKDRGCGIKELQDLNLRGSLIIRNLENVMCRADAQEANLKEKPNLHKLCFSWGSRGQDIDIKLAGNVEETLEGLRPHPNLKRLEVKGYVGVRFPHWMTSSNLVEISLINCRRCEQLPQLGQLPLLKVLVIQGMHAVKSIGNHFYGDNVAEGFPSLEKLRLEDMPNLEEWSGFNGREVLPCLNELSVVGCPKLTTLPCLQSLKILTLNDSNEMLLGSVANLTSLSYLKIVDFKELRSLSGGLFPNHTRLLTLEIWRCPKLESLSGELGNLAALETLSVHYCDELVSLPEELQNLTSLQKLRIQDCNALTSLRLQGLSSLKHLTIQFCKSLTSLMGGLQHLTALQSLYIMGCPELASLPEDMQHLMSLRYLNIWDCDKLTCLPEGLKHVTTLQELRIWGLKSLTALPEWIGNLSSLQYLYIGGCDKLMCLPSGLQLLTNLQTLEINGCPQLEKRCEKEKGEDWQYIAHIPDIDIGYTESESESARGGKGCGRLLGLKRR, from the coding sequence ATGGCAGAAGTATTTCTCTCCGCTCTTGTTCAGACAATGATGGGGAACTTGAATTCTCTACTTCTGCAACAGTTTGAAACAGCATGGGGTGTCAAGAAAGAGTTGGGGAAGCTGGAGAGCACGTTGTCAACGATCCAAGCGGTACTTCGAGACGCGGACAAGCAGCAAGTGCAGAGCGAGGCGCTGAGGGATTGGCTAAGGAAGCTTAAGGGTGTGGCCTATGATGCAGATGATTTGATAGATGAGTTTGTAACAGAAGTTTTTCGGCAGAAAGTGAGGACTCAGTCTGATACAATGAATAGGGTGCgcaacttcttttcttttccgaaCTCACTTGTATTTCGCCTAAGGATGGGGAGTAGGATaaaggagattggggagagattatATGAGATTGCAGAGGAGAGGAAGTTCCATTTGAGTGACAGAGTTGTAGATCTTCCATTCAATATTGAAGAGAGACTGCAAACAGACTCTTTGATTGAGTCAGAAGTTTTTGGCAGAGatgaagataagaagaaaatcgTAGAGTCGTTGATTGATTTTAGtactcaagaagatgtctcgatcATCCCCATAGTCGGTATGGGGGGCCTTGGGAAGACCACACTTGCTCAATTCGCTTACAATGATGAGAGGGTAACCAAGCAGTTCGAGCTAAGAATATGGGTTTGTGTGTCGGACAATTTCGATGTGATGAGGGTAATAAAATTAATCATTGAATCAGCAAATGGTAGCAAATGTGATCTCGAAGGCATGGATTCACTGCAGCATAGCCTCCAAGAAAAGTTCAGTGGGAAGAAGTTTTTACTCGTGTTGGATGATGTGTGGGAGGAAAGTCCTGAGAAGTGGAATTCACTCAAAAAATCTGTCAGAGGTGCCAGGGGTAGTAAAATTATAGTTACTACCCGTAGTGAAAAAGTTGCTTCAATCATGGGCACTCTCCCTTCACACCATTTGCAAACATTATCAGATGATGATTGTTGGTCTCTGTTCAGGCAACGTGCGTTTGGGCATGAAAGACAAGAACGTCCGAACCTTGTAATACTCGGAAAGGAAATTGTGAAGAAGTGCAAGGGTGTTCCTTTGGTGGCGAAGTCACTCGGAAGCTTGATGTACCATAAAACAGAGGAAAGCCAGTGGTTGTTTGTCAAAGAAAGTGAGATTTGGAATCTACCTGAAGAAGAGAATCACATTTTACCTGCCCTAAGGTTGAGTTATTATCATCTGCCATCACATTTGAAGCAATGCTTTGCATACTGCTCATTATTTCCAAAAGATTATAGAATCGAAAAGGAGAAACTGATCCAACTTTGGATGGCCGAAGGTTTCATTCAATCATCAGTCGGAAGTAACCACATGGAAAACATCGGTGGAGAGTATTTCAATAATCTATTATGGCGGTCCTTCTTTCAGGATGTTGAGAAAGATGACGATGGGAATATAGTATGGTGCAAGATGCATGACCTAATGCATGATCTTGCATGTTTTGTTGCAGGGACTGAATGCTCAATTCTGCAGGTTGAGAATGCAGAGAGCATCCATAACATATCTCGCCGTTTGTCCTTGGAGTGTGGGTATAGCGGGAAGGTCCGAACATTCCCCAAGGCCTTAAGGAAAGTAAACCATTTGCGAACACTGCTGCTGCTTGAAGGATATAGTTTCAGCATCCCTCGTgatcattttgtacattttatgTGCTTACGCGTGTTAGATTTAAGCAGATCCAGTGTTACTAAGCAGTTGTTGGTTTCAATCGGCAAGTTGAAACACTTAAGATACCTCGACCTGTCTGATACTGATATAAAATCCCTTCCTGAATCCATCAGCACCCTTCATCATCTGCAAACCTTGAGACTACTGGAGTTGTATGAACTTGCAGAGTTACCCAGGGACATGAGCAATATGACTAGCTTAAGACATCTTGAAATCAGTCCACATCAGGGATGGACCCATATGCCAGCTAATATGAAAGAATTAAAGTCCCTTCAGACCTTGCCAATATTCATCATTGGTAAGGATAGAGGATGTGGTATAAAAGAGCTGCAAGACCTAAACCTTCGAGGAAGCTTGATTATTCGAAACCTCGAGAACGTGATGTGTAGAGCAGATGCACAGGAAGCAAACTTGAAGGAGAAGCCAAACCTTCATAAGTTATGCTTTTCATGGGGTTCAAGGGGTCAGGATATTGATATTAAGTTGGCAGGAAATGTTGAGGAAACCCTTGAAGGTCTCCGACCACATCCGAATCTCAAAAGGTTGGAGGTCAAAGGGTACGTGGGTGTCAGATTTCCACATTGGATGACTTCTTCGAATCTGGTTGAAATCTCACTGATCAATTGCAGAAGATGCGAACAGCTCCCCCAGCTTGGCCAATTACCATTGCTTAAGGTTCTTGTGATACAGGGAATGCATGCTGTGAAATCTATTGGCAACCATTTCTATGGTGACAATGTTGCAGAGGGATTCCCGTCACTGGAAAAACTCAGGTTGGAAGATATGCCTAATTTAGAGGAGTGGTCAGGATTCAACGGAAGAGAAGTACTCCCCTGCCTTAATGAACTATCTGTCGTCGGATGCCCAAAGTTAACAACACTTCCATGCCTTCAGTCTCTGAAAATATTGACGTTGAATGATAGTAACGAGATGTTGTTAGGTTCAGTGGCAAACCTAACCTCGCTTTCCTACTTGAAGATTGTAGATTTCAAGGAGCTAAGGTCGTTGTCGGGTGGGTTGTTCCCAAATCATACCCGTCTCTTGACCCTAGAAATTTGGAGATGCCCAAAGCTTGAGTCTCTGTCGGGGGAGCTTGGAAACCTTGCTGCTCTAGAGACTCTGTCTGTTCATTACTGTGATGAACTGGTATCATTGCCGGAGGAGTTACAAAACCTCACCTCTCTTCAGAAGCTACGTATTCAAGACTGCAATGCTCTAACGTCGTTGAGACTACAAGGCTTGAGCTCTCTTAAACATCTTACCATTCAGTTTTGTAAAAGCCTAACGAGTTTGATGGGGGGCCTGCAACACCTCACTGCCTTACAATCCTTGTACATTATGGGATGTCCGGAGCTGGCTTCTTTACCAGAGGATATGCAACACCTAATGTCCCTTCGATATCTTAACATCTGGGACTGTGATAAGTTGACATGTTTGCCAGAAGGGCTAAAACATGTCACAACACTACAAGAGCTAAGAATCTGGGGTTTGAAAAGTCTAACGGCTCTGCCGGAGTGGATAGGAAACCTTTCCTCGCTTCAGTATTTGTACATTGGCGGGTGTGATAAATTGATGTGTTTGCCATCCGGGTTGCAACTCCTAACAAACCTCCAAACTCTAGAAATCAATGGCTGTCCCCAATTAGAGAAGCGATGCGAGAAGGAGAAAGGCGAGGATTGGCAATACATAGCGCACATCCCAGATATCGACATTGGATATACCGAATCCGAATCCGAATCCGCGAGAGGAGGCAAAGGGTGTGGTCGTCTGTTGGGGTTGAAGAGAAGATAG